The genomic stretch GAGGAAAGGCCAAAGAGTGAGCACCTGGCAGGAGCCGGAACCAAGGGGAAGGGGCCCAGTCCCCCACACAGGACCCTACCTAAGCTGGCCTCCTCCCACCCATCCCCAGGAGGGCGACTTGGGAGTGGACACAGCAGGGCAGGGGCCCGGGCTCACCTGATCCGTAACGTTGATGTCCACGTACTCACAGAAGGCGTAGCCCTTGGAGAGCCCTGTGGCGCTGTCCTTGACCAGGTTGAAGGCCTTGAGAGGCCCAAACGACGTCAGCAGCTCTTTGACCTGCGGCAGGGCCGCAACTCCGTCAGGGCTGGTTGAGGTAAAGAGTGGGAGGGGAGAAGCCAGAAGGAGGCGAGGGATCTACCTGGTCGTCGTTCAGGTAATTGGGTAAGCCCCCGATGAACAGCTTGTGGGCAGAGTCCGGGACCACGGTGGACACAACTCCTGGGGGGAAGGGGAGTACATAGGCTTTGGTTTCCAGCACAGGGTCTTTAACCAAGACCCCGGGGTGTGTGCACAGGGCCTGGCCCATTATATCAGCCAAGGTGGCCCAGCAACGCTGACAAAACCACGGTCTCCCAAACCTATCCAGACCCTAAGACTCACACTAGCAGCTCTTCTTCGGATGTGCCACGACACCAGGGTGGCACCACAGCGAGGGTCCCCACTAAGGGGCCACACCTCAAACCTGCCAACCACAAGTCCTGGCAGCACTCGCCCTTACTGGTAAGACATCAGGATGACACACCTACACCCCCTCCGTCTTTCAGATCACAACCCCAATGCCATTCCTACCACCCAGACGTTTACATCAGGTCTCCCGTTGAGACCCTTGGTCCTTCTCTCTGTGGTCCCGAGCTTTTTGCAACCACAAAAACCCAGCAACTCCCTCTTTGGCCTCCTGCTCTGGGTCTGCGAAGGCAGGGATATGCCCAGTCGACTCAGCTTGCTGACCTCAGAGGCCAGCAGGGACATCACAGTGGGCTCATGTTTGTCGGCTGAATGGTTTAATGACTACTCTGCATCCACCCCAATCTTGCCATATCCACTCAATTTTGGATTCAGACACAAGTGcctgccaggtggctcagcctgttGTCCACTGGCTTCAAAAGCATGTCGTTTAATTCCCAGGGGCCTCCTGTGAGGTGTGAGCTACCCAGAGCCCCAGATCACTATCAGGGCTCATTGGAAGAGAAACACCACTGGTCAGGCCCGACCAGTTCCTGACTTTCCAAAGGCCAGAGCCCACTACCAAAAGCAGCATGGCCCGGCCCACCTCAGCAGTCCACACCAAGCAGCCCCTCCACACTTCTTCCTGACCTAGCTAGGGTCGGACAGGTGAAATGAAAGATGGCAGAAAGCATCAGACACTGAGTGACTGGACACAAAAAAGAGTGCATTTTCTCCTGACACCACCCCAGCCACTTTAACCAGAGCTAAGCACCATCAGAGTGGGGcctgtgggggggtgggcagaccATGAAGATCCAGCGTGTCCAAGGTAGGCTATGCAGAGGCCACAGGCCAGACACCACAGGTAAATTCATGAAGTCTACTATCCGTGCTCTCCAAAGCCCTATCCAGACAGGataaactgaggcagagaaagttGGTTCTATCTTggagtcacacacacagaaagaggggtCCCCAAGCCCATAACACCTGTGCCTCCACAGGCAGCTCTCGGCAAGCTAGGGACTTTACACAGGTACCAAAGCTCTGAACGATGGCTGACTAGGCAAAGCAGAGATTCCATCACCCCAGTAGGGAGTAGTGGCAGAGCCAGATGACCCTCAGCCAGCTGGCCTTGGCTGCTATCTGCTGTGCCATCCACTCCAGGGAAGCATGCAGAGCTTAGGGCACCAGGGTCAGactccctgggttcaaatctggGGTACAGCACCAAGTGAGGCTCTATGTGTTCGCATCTATGACACAGGAGGATGAGGATGACCCACATGGGGCGTACACCTGAAATAGGGCCTGAGACCAGAGCTATAAATGACTGCAGACCCTGAGTGAACGACGGTTCTGAAGCAGGGGACTATTATCGTACAGAGTCACACAGCCAGAAAATGGGGATACCAATCAATCCCAGTGCCCAAAATCAAGCCCCTGGCAACATCCGCTCCCAATAGGatgggcagggcagcccgggtggctcagtggtttcgtgccaccttcaacccggggcctgatcctggagaactgggatcgggtcccacattgggctccctgcatggagcctgcttcctctgcctgtgtgtctgcctctatctatgtctcatgaataaataaataaaatcttaagaaaaaaaaaaaaaaaaaggatggacaGGCTCCTCCTCCCTGACCACACATCCACTCCTTCAGAGGGTCCACCTGGCACACACCTCCTCTCTGAAGGCCACACTAGACCCCCAAAGGCTGAGCAATCTTTCCCTGTGCCTAGAATACCACTTCCTCCTACCATGCACTCACCACCAGACCAGGCAGAATAGGACTCTGCCAAGGGAGTGGGTATAAGGGAGTGGGTACATGGGGGTGAGGCCCCAGTggcaggagcctgatgagggggcgggggggggggattagGACTCGGCCCTGCACGGGGAAGGGAGCCTGGCATGGCAGTGGGCGGGTGCTCACAGCTGAGCTGAACTCACACTGAATAACTACTGGGCTCCCCTGCTTCCAAAGACAGCTCTGGCCCACCCCCCGCCTCAGTCTCCCTCTTGTCTTCAAAGAACCACCAGGATCCTGTCACCAGCACTCAACAGCAAGGCCTGACTTCAGGGGCAGATGAACTCAAGATTTCACAACCCCAAGTGATGCATGTTTAATCAACACATTTCCATCAAGGTCAGAAAGTTGCCTTCCAGGTTCCTGAACTGTCTCTTCCAGCCAAGAACATCTGCTAAATTTTATCACACATGCTTTCCTCTTTAGCCTCCTtgtataataaaattgttttttttttttaaaccaaaaaatgAAGACTGAAATATGAACTTCGCTATGAAAAGGTAACTAGAAGATGCTCAATCTACAAGCACAATCACACTTCCTGCCACCTGCCCAGGCACTAGTACTGTAGACCCTCAGGTCCCTCTGGGTGAGCAAATCCCAAAGAACAGAGATGGATGATGACCCACGCTTCAGCTGCTTAGTCACGCCAATAGTTACGTCTAGAAAGGGGCCCATGAATCTGGGAAGACGATCCAATACAAGCTATCCCTGACCCGCGAGGTCTCTGTTCCCACACGGTAAAGGGCCTGTGTCAGAAGGTGCTATGGAAGACCGCACAGCACCAACTCCAGAGACCATTATCATGCCTTGCCTTGCTCTCCTCCCGTCTGAAACAGGATCGCGGTACACACAACAGTGGCTGGCAAGCCTCTCACCAAAGAGCTGGGTGGCAAACATTTTCAGTTTGTGGGCCACGGGGTCTCTCATCCAAACTGACCGCTGCTGCAGAAAAGTCATACAGACGCTAGACAACGAGTGGATTCGGCTCTGTGCCAgttaatctttatttaaaaaaatgggcaaggggcacctggctggctcagaaggTGGAGCACATGCCTTTTGCTGAAGTACATGAAGTACAGTGAGTACATGAGTACACACCGGACGCAGAGCCCACTTTAGGAAAACAGGCTTACTGGTAAGCTACATTTGACCCCTAGCTGTCAGTTGCAGACTTTGTACTACACAGCTGTCACAAAAACTAACCTGATCCATGGACCCCACTCGGCAAAGCGCCTGACATAGTAAGCTTCGACAAGTAAGCAGGCTccttatataattaaaaacatcttaagaagggatccctgggtggctcagcagtttggcgcctgcctttggcccagggcacaatcctggagtcccgggatcaagtcccatgtcaggctcccggcatggagcctgcttttccctcctcctgtgtctctgcctctttctctatcacaaataaaaataaataaataaatctttaaaaaaaaaaaaaaacatcttaagaacacctgggtgggggcagcccttggtggcgcagaggtttagcgctgcctgcagcctggggtgtgatcctggggaccctggatcgagtcccacatcaggctccctgcatggagcctgcttctccctctccctgtgcctctgcccctctcactgtgtctctatgaataaataaataaaatctttataaaaagaaaaaaaaaaagaacacctgggtggctcagtgattgagcatccaccttcagctcaagtcgtgatcccagggtcctgggagtgagtctcagggaggttgcttctccctctgcctgtctctaccactctccctctctcatgaataaatgaataaaacccttaaaaaaataaaccttaaaacactaaatttattttgcacaggggcgcctggctgactcCCATCAGTTAGGtaccaactcttgattctggctcaggtgtcatgatcttgcagttgtGGGACCGAGCCCAcagtcaggctctgccctcagtgtggagtctgctccagattTCGCCCCACATCCAACCCCACCTGCGCACATGTGCACGCTTTCTCTAAAGTAAACTCTTAAAAAGAGATTCACTTTAATACAAAGCAACGGCCTATAACTTCATCTAGAAATGCTCTCACAGACGTGCACCCACACAGAAATCATCTGATCAAACATTTAGTACATGTCAACATCGAAAAATACGCCTCAGTTACCAGAAACATTAGATCCACCAAACTTACCAAATTCATTACGGTGGAAAACACTGGAAACAAGGCAGGGAACCAGCACCCAGTCCTGAGGTGTCACCCTCTCTGGGACTCCATGTCCCCCGCTTTGTCAGCAGTGGACTCGATTTCTAAAAGGTGTCCTTCAGGGCGAAGCCTCAGCCAGCAGAAACccaccttctgctcctcccccccaccccctggcccagACCATCCATGCCTACCACCTTTACTGGGAGAACACCAGGGACCTAAGATCCAGGCCCCCCAGTTCCACCACAGCACTGGCTTCTCCAAGCCCACTTTGCTCCCTGCACTCCAACAGGGCCTCCCAGAGGCACAAATCCTCACTTTCACCCATCTCACCACAGGGGACGGCAACCAGCCTGTAAGTCGAGTTAAGCCAGCTGTCTTTTTGTATAGCCTGCAAGGTTTTTTAGAAGCTATTGCACAACGTGTGGGTAATATACCAGGGCCACACCCACTCATTCAGCTATCACGAGGCGGCATACAGGTTGCCACGTCACAACAGAACAATTGTGACCCAGGTGACCCAGTCGGTATGGCCCACAAAACCaaagatatttactatctgacccttttCAGGAAAAGATCACCGATTCCAGTCTGCTATGATCTCCACTGACCCAGACTACTACTAAACGTGGCCGTGGGGAATAGCCCAAAGCACAGAAGTCAGGAGAAACAGGGGCCAGACAAGGGAACGTCCAGCAGCCGACCCCACATTGAGAAACTGCTTGTGTTCACACTATGAGCTCACACGCTTATGCTCACAAAGTCCCAAAGCCAGAGCAGGAATGACAGCCAGGCAGCAAACCCTTCACCTCCCTCAACACCTCCCACAGCCACTGTGCATTCTCCTAAGGTTTGGGGAGATGGATGAGAAGCATTCATGCCATCTCCCAAGTGGCTCCAGCGGGGCTGGAGAGGGAAGCGTGGGACAAGGCCCCCACTCACCAGGGACGTAGACAGAGGGGTTCTCCGACATGCCAGGCAGGGGTTGGTAGTCATGAGGCCTACGGATCTTCAGCGACTGGCCCTGGAAGATGATGCCATCAAAGGCCATGGCCTGGGTGGTCTCATCCACTGAGCGGAACTGAAAGAGAAGGTGGTGGTACAGTGATGAGGATCAGGGTGCCGGGTGTACCACGGCCTGCAGAAGGGCCCTGGGCAGATCAAGGCTGCTGCAGAGAAAGAACACACACCTTCTGACCCCACAATGCAACCCGCTCACCTCCAAGAAAGCAAAGTTCTTGTCCTGGTTAATCTGCACAGCCAAGACGGGGTTGCCAGGAGCCTGGGTCAGACCCCCAAGGCGCATCTGGGCGTTGAAGAAATCCATCATGGCCTCCTGCAGAGGGAATAGGAGacaggggggggcggggggagggaggtggagagaggaggggagggtgagagagggagacacagaggggtttgggggggaggggagggaaagggaaagggagggtggaaggagagagggagggagcagtgtaacaggggtgggggcagagagatcAGCAGGGACAGAGACAGGAGAAGATTAGAGAAAGCAAAGAGGAGTAGGAGGCAGCAGCAAAAGACAGCCAGGGGCCAGGAGTGTGGGGAGGACCGCAGGGGCCCCAACCAGAGACACGTCATTCAAGAAAAACGCATAGAAATGGCAatgacaggaaaagaagaaaaagcataaaatagaaaacagggaggtggaaggtgagagagagagagagagagagagagagagagcacatccCGTGAGGACAGGAAGAAGGCACAGCAGGAGAGCAGGAAAGACAGGGAAGAAgagtcagagaggaagacaagtccagagaagaaaaggagttgggagaggaagaggagccaagggacaaggagggcagagggcggagggagggaggaagggtgggagggggagaaaagagtGATGTGGCGGGATCTGGCCCTGGAGTCCGGGGGCTGCTTTATCAAACGTAGCAAAGTGCAGGTTGAGAAAGTCAGAATGGACCTTACTTGCCTTCGACGACGGTAGCAAACTTTTTGTTGCTACGAGGGATCTCAGCCCCACAATATTTCACtttaaagagaaatggaaacaactcTTTGATCTCGGGATTCTCGGGGTGCCacgggaaggggtgggggggagggaggggagaggagtggtGGGGAAGGTTGGGGAGGTCAGGGCCATCAAAACAAAAGAGCAGCGACCACGGGAGGGACGTGGGGAGAGGATGGGAACAGGCGGCAGAGAACCAGAGGTGTGTCAGAGACAACTGAGGGGAGCGTGCgtctgtgcgtgtgtgcatgtgtgcgtgtgtcagtgtgcgtgcgcgcgcgcgtgcgagtctccctctctgtctctctcgatACGGACTGGACTCATGGATTTTCGTAGGTTCGTTGTGTGTGCCTTGATCCCTGGGTTGCTGGAGGAGGTTGGGAAAGGGGAGacgggagaggggaagaggagggagggagagggccacccccagcccggcccctggctggctcaactCCATCGGTCCgtcggggagggggccggggggcctTGCAGGAGGCAGAGTCTGACCCGTgcaggttgggggaggggagggggagaggggaggaatggGAGGGAactggggagagggcagggaaaAGGCAGGGGGTAGGCAGTACCTCAGTGATGCCAAAGGGGATGTTCCCCACGTAGAGGCGCCGGGCCTGTCTGGTCATCTGGCTCCCGACCACGGGCACCGGCGTCGGGGTCACAGCCAGGCCATCAGGGGTCATGGTGGGAAGGAGGGCGGTGGCTGGAATCTGACCCGCCGcttggagaaggaagagcaggatTAGATGGCAACCTGGCAATCCTCTACACACACATCCCACCCCCAGCACACTGGTGGGAGAGCCTGGATAGGGGAGGAGGCAGCTCCCTGTGGACCAGCCCACACAGGCTCAGCTCCCCATGGGAACCTCACAGCACCTCTTCTGCAGTGGTCAAAAAGGCAAAATCCAGAAAGCCCGGGACACAAACCttatcccccctgccccccagctcagGATCTGCTCCCTCAACCACCTAGCATGTTCTCCACCAAGGAGGCAACAGCTGAAACCTACCTTGCATGGCCTTGTACTGCATGGGGGTGATGTGCTCGAAGCCAGGCGGGGGGACATCCCAATATTTACggaccttcttcttcttctcatggCGGGGGGAACGactgggaagggggaagggagagccGGGCAGGACGACCTCAGTCTGACCAAAGGTGGGCCTGTGAGcaccccaggctcccctcagCTACCCACTAGGAGTGCAGTGCTCTCCAGGAGGGAGAGGATCTGGTCAGGGCTGTACCCAGGCCTCGGGAAGGGTGCTGGTTTCAAGGCAAGTGGAACCTCTTCCCCAGTGCTTGGGCCAGGGCTGGACAAGGACAGGGCAGGGTAcatgagggcaggggcagagggagtggacaTCAGGGTGGAAGGGGCAGGAAGAGCAGCTCACATCAATCCACCGTGCTCCTCTTTAGCGCCTCTGGTCAAAGGTTTGCTGAGGGATGGGAGGGAAAGGTATGGGGAAGGGTGACTGGGGACCCTCGTTTTCCCCACACGCCACACCTCCCCAAGGGCACagagccccagggctgggggcaggcccCCTTGGCCCTGCCATCCCCCCCAAACCCCCAACCCAGGAAAGAGGAACTGTGGAAGGGATGAAAGGCCACACAGATCACTTTCTACTTGGAGAAACTGAAATGGAAGAAGGCAGAACTTCCACCTACCCTACCCTTCCTCGCTtaaggggaaagaaaacagaggggAGGCTAGGGAGGGAAGAAGCATTAGCAAAGCAGATGGCAGCTGGGTTCACAGAGGCTGCCCCACTTTGAGAACCCCTCTTCCCAGGAGGCAGAGTATAGACCCCAGAATACAATCCCAGAAAAACACAGAATAATAATGGGAAAAAGAAACGGGTCCTAGGAGGCAGGGACTGAGCCAGGCCTCGTGAACACAACACAGAAGAGTCAGCACCCTGAATCCAGACTCACCTCCATGATAAAGAACCCAATGCCCCCACCAACCCACCAGAAACTGAAAACTCTAGAAAcagagtataaaaaaaaaaaaaaaaaaacccatatgcAAGACAGACAAGTAACAGAcacctagacacacacacacagagaactcAAGAGGCCGAAGCACACCAGTATCTGGGTGCAAGGACACTCCATTCCCAGCCAGGGGTCCCCAAGCCCTGGTACCTTCGTCGCCGCCTGTCCCTGGAGGCACTCCGCTGGTCCCGGTTGCGCCGATCACGGCTCCGGCTCCGGCGCTTGCGGTCCCGGCTTCGCGAGCGGCTGTGGCTACGCTTGCGGTGCCGGTTCTCCTTGTCCCGTtctgggccaggggagggggaggagaatgaGCTGAGGGAGGACATGGCCCAGCCCACCCACTCACTGGTGGCTATGCCCCGAGCCCCAGGGAACCCACCCCCCAAGGGGAAGGGATTCAGTGGAGGAGGGAATATAGCAGGCTTCCTGGGTCCACAAGCCAGTCCAGGAGCCCTGGGGGTCCCAGGGGACAGGAGCTGGTTACCTGAGGGGACAGAGCCTGGAAATGCCCACGGGGTGTAAGATACCTGAGGATGCTCAGGAGGAGCTGGGGAGCCAGAGAAGACAGAGGAGGCTGGCTCCTGGTCCCCCTCGAGGGCTGAGGGGCCTGACCCCAGGGTCGTCCCTGAGAGGGGCAGGGCTAGAGGCTGGGGAATCAAGAGACCCAATGATGTTTTCCTGAATGAAGGAAACTGGCGACCCCTCAGGAAAGACCTCCTCAACCAGCTGGCACCCACAGCCCCACCAtcaggccccaggggcaggtgcaaGGCAGGATCTGGTATCCCCAAGAAGTTAGGACACCTGATGGTCCCTTCCCAACCAGAGAAAGAATGCAAGATGCCCTCTTGTAGGGAGGTGCTCCCTTCTGAATGTGGCCTAGAAAGGGAGGTGCTGGGCCCTGCCTCAAGAGGTAGGGGAGGAGCATGCCCTGCCCCCTACCCCTTGCAGGCCAGATTCCCAAACCACCCTATCCTGCCCACACTCCCTCAAAGCCAACACAAGAGGGACAGGGTCCAGCCCCCTAGTAGGCTCACTCAACCCCTTCAGCCTTGGGGGTGGTGACCAAAAGAACGGAGCACAAGCCTAGCCCGTATAAACCATAGAAAACTCCGCTCAAAAG from Canis aureus isolate CA01 chromosome 1, VMU_Caureus_v.1.0, whole genome shotgun sequence encodes the following:
- the U2AF2 gene encoding splicing factor U2AF 65 kDa subunit isoform X2 — encoded protein: MSDFDEFERQLNENKQERDKENRHRKRSHSRSRSRDRKRRSRSRDRRNRDQRSASRDRRRRSKPLTRGAKEEHGGLIRSPRHEKKKKVRKYWDVPPPGFEHITPMQYKAMQAAGQIPATALLPTMTPDGLAVTPTPVPVVGSQMTRQARRLYVGNIPFGITEEAMMDFFNAQMRLGGLTQAPGNPVLAVQINQDKNFAFLEFRSVDETTQAMAFDGIIFQGQSLKIRRPHDYQPLPGMSENPSVYVPGVVSTVVPDSAHKLFIGGLPNYLNDDQVKELLTSFGPLKAFNLVKDSATGLSKGYAFCEYVDINVTDQAIAGLNGMQLGDKKLLVQRASVGAKNATLSTINQTPVTLQVPGLMSSQVQMGGHPTEVLCLMNMVLPEELLDDEEYEEIVEDVRDECSKYGLVKSIEIPRPVDGVEVPGCGKIFVEFTSVFDCQKAMQGLTGRKFANRVVVTKYCDPDSYHRRDFW
- the U2AF2 gene encoding splicing factor U2AF 65 kDa subunit isoform X1 yields the protein MSDFDEFERQLNENKQERDKENRHRKRSHSRSRSRDRKRRSRSRDRRNRDQRSASRDRRRRSKPLTRGAKEEHGGLIRSPRHEKKKKVRKYWDVPPPGFEHITPMQYKAMQAAGQIPATALLPTMTPDGLAVTPTPVPVVGSQMTRQARRLYVGNIPFGITEEAMMDFFNAQMRLGGLTQAPGNPVLAVQINQDKNFAFLEFRSVDETTQAMAFDGIIFQGQSLKIRRPHDYQPLPGMSENPSVYVPGVVSTVVPDSAHKLFIGGLPNYLNDDQVKELLTSFGPLKAFNLVKDSATGLSKGYAFCEYVDINVTDQAIAGLNGMQLGDKKLLVQRASVGAKNATLVSPPSTINQTPVTLQVPGLMSSQVQMGGHPTEVLCLMNMVLPEELLDDEEYEEIVEDVRDECSKYGLVKSIEIPRPVDGVEVPGCGKIFVEFTSVFDCQKAMQGLTGRKFANRVVVTKYCDPDSYHRRDFW